From a single Populus trichocarpa isolate Nisqually-1 chromosome 17, P.trichocarpa_v4.1, whole genome shotgun sequence genomic region:
- the LOC18109598 gene encoding 2-alkenal reductase (NADP(+)-dependent) isoform X1, with translation METDGGAGNVVRNKKLILKDYIKGFPKESDLHLTTESIELKVPQGSNAVLVKVLYLSIDPYQYIRSTKIEKPGYFSSYSPGSVMASYGVGRVFESGHSDFQKGDLVWGTTGWEEYSLITEPETLFKIQHSDVPLSYYLGVLGMPGLTAYVGFYEFCAPKKGETVFISSAFGAIGQLVGQLAKLMGCYVVGSAGSQEKVDLLKNKLGFDEAFNYKEEKNLDDTLKRHFPEGIDICFDNVGGKMLDAVLLNMKLNGRIAHCGMISQYTLDEPEGIKNMMNIIYKRLRLEGFVVTDYYHLFPKFLDFMLPCIREGKIVYVEDVSEALESCPAALVGLFNSSNLGKKVVIVATE, from the exons ATGGAGACTGATGGTGGTGCTGGAAATGTTGTGAGAAACAAGAAGTTGATACTCAAAGACTACATCAAAGGTTTCCCAAAAGAATCAGACCTTCATCTAACAACTGAAAGTATAGAATTGAAAGTACCACAAGGTTCAAATGCAGTTCTTGTAAAGGTTCTTTACCTCTCCATTGATCCTTACCAGTATATTCGATCCACGAAGATCGAAAAACCTGGCTACTTCTCTTCCTATTCCCCTGGTTCT gTGATGGCCAGTTATGGAGTGGGTAGAGTTTTTGAATCTGGACACTCTGATTTCCAAAAGGGTGATCTTGTTTGGGGAACAACTGGATGGGAAGAGTACAGTCTAATTACAGAACCTGAAACTCTCTTTAAAATCCAACACTCAGATGTACCCTTATCTTACTATTTGGGAGTTCTTG GTATGCCTGGTTTGACAGCTTATGTTGGTTTTTATGAGTTCTGTGCTCCCAAGAAAGGAGAGACTGTTTTCATTTCTTCGGCATTTGGTGCAATAGGTCAGCTTGTCGGGCAGCTAGCAAAATTGATGGGCTGCTATGTGGTTGGTAGTGCAGGAAGTCAAGAAAAG GTTGATTTGCTGAAGAACAAGCTGGGATTTGATGAGGCATTCAAttataaagaagagaaaaacttgGATGACACATTGAAAAG GCACTTTCCTGAAGGCATTGACATTTGCTTTGACAATGTTGGGGGCAAAATGCTTGATGCTGTACTACTCAACATGAAACTTAATGGCCGCATTGCTCACTGTGGAATGATTTCACAATACACACTGGATGAGCCTGAAGGCATAAAGAACATGATGAACATCATTTATAAGCGGCTTCGCTTGGAAGGATTTGTTGTCACTGATTACTATCACCTCTTTCCCAAGTTCCTAGACTTCATGTTGCCTTGCATTAGAGAAGGGAAGATTGTGTATGTGGAAGACGTATCTGAAGCTCTCGAGAGCTGTCCAGCTGCTCTTGTAGGACTTTTTAATAGCAGCAATCTTGGAAAGAAAGTTGTTATAGTTGCTACAGAATAA